One window of Trifolium pratense cultivar HEN17-A07 linkage group LG5, ARS_RC_1.1, whole genome shotgun sequence genomic DNA carries:
- the LOC123885636 gene encoding dynamin-like protein ARC5 isoform X1 produces MRDFSTLDAKGCVFMVVHNIIRAMAEFCFVFGGIKCPPISREEIVNGCGVEDIYDGTNYSRTACVIVVAKAHDTFEAFLHQLGSRLLHILKRLLPISFYILQMYGGLGEHHTQYVSWSIHNKSRAGLHQFLDSFGGTEHSNVCNDPTAIVLSQTNLQEKEDTKPQQVVEACSIVSY; encoded by the exons ATGAGGGATTTTTCAACATTAGATGCAAAG GGATGCGTCTTTATGGTGGTTCACAATATCATTCGGGCAATGGCtgaattttgttttgtatttggaGGAATCAAGTGTCCTCCAATATCTCGGGAAGAAATTGTAAATGGTTGCGGAGTTGAAGACATTTATGACGGGACAAACTACTCTAG GACTGCTTGTGTAATTGTTGTTGCAAAGGCTCATGACACATTTGAAGCTTTTCTTCATCAGTTGGGGTCTAGATTGTTGCATATACTTAAGAGATTGCTcccaatttctttttatattcttCAG ATGTATGGAGGACTTGGTGAGCACCACACACAATATGTCTCATGGTCTATACACAATAAG AGTCGGGCTGGATTACACCAGTTCTTAGATTCATTTGGTGGAACAGAACATTCCAATGTTTGTAATGATCCTACTGCAATTGTTCTATCTCAAACAAATCTGCAAGAAAAAGAAGACACAAAGCCACAGCAAGTTGTAGAAGCTTG tTCAATTGTTTCCTATTGA
- the LOC123884747 gene encoding uncharacterized protein LOC123884747 isoform X2, translating into MNAVFSHLSSFTATILGRTTTRIIANGIPNRFSFPRKSHYSSSIRSFRSEFVLSTVTRCYSTRKGRKSSSYKLQKVEPETTMDHEKDDAVYVVRKGDVVGIYSSLSDSQAQVGSSVCDPPVSVYKGYSMSKETEEYLLSHGLKNALYTIRASDLNEDLFGTLVPCPFQDPSSTKGTTSNADTSKKRALEMLEQDNVKATGLTSISEDPLRKQVKLDRAAVGEASSLANKTCIVEFDGASKGNPGKAGAGAILRSKDGNLIYKVREGVGIATNNVAEYRAMILGMRYALKKGFTSICIQGDSKLVCMQIDGSWKVKNENLSTLYKVAKELKEKFVSFKISHVLRNFNSDADAQANLAIHLADGQVQEEYVG; encoded by the exons ATGAACGCTGTGTTCTCCCACCTCTCATCATTCACAGCTACTATACTCGGAAGAACAACAACTCGAATCATCGCTAACGGAATTCCTAACCGTTTCTCATTCCCAAGAAAATCACACTATTCTTCCAGTATTAGGTCTTTTCGTTCAGAATTCGTATTATCGACGGTTACTCGCTGCTATTCCACTAGAAAAGGGCGCAAAAGTAGTTCTTATAAGTTGCAAAAAGTAGAGCCTGAAACGACGATGGATCATGAAAAGGATGATGCGGTTTATGTTGTAAGGAAAGGCGATGTTGTTGGAATTTATAGTAGTCTCAGTGATTCTCAAGCTCAAGTTGGATCTTCT GTATGTGATCCTCCTGTTAGTGTATACAAGGGGTATTCGATGTCAAAGGAAACCGAGGAATATCTTCTCTCGCATGGGCTAAAGAATGCTTTATACACAATTAGAGCCTCTGATTTGAACGAGGATTTGTTTGGCACACTCGTTCCTTGTCCTTTCCAG GATCCTTCTTCTACCAAAGGAACCACATCAAATGCAGATACATCTAAAAAGAGAGCTCTAGAAATGCTTGAACAAGATAATGTG AAAGCAACTGGTTTGACATCCATCTCTGAAGATCCCTTGAGAAAGCAAGTCAAGTTAGATCGTGCTGCTGTGGGCGAAGCATCTTCACTTGCAAAT AAGACTTGTATTGTTGAGTTTGATGGTGCGTCAAAAGGAAATCCTGGAAAAGCTGGTGCCGGAGCTATTCTGCGATCTAAAGATGGGAATTTG ATTTATAAGGTTCGTGAAGGTGTGGGTATAGCAACAAACAATGTTGCTGAATATCGTGCAATGATATTGGGAATGAGATATGCTCTTAAAAAAGGATTCACCAGTATCTGTATACAAGGGGACTCTAAACTTGTCTGCATGCAG ATTGATGGTTCATGGAAGGTCAAGAATGAGAACTTGTCTACATTGTATAAGGTGGCCAAAGAACTCAAGGAAAAATTTGTGTCATTCAAGATCAGTCATGTTCTAAGG AacttcaactctgacgctgatgCTCAAGCAAATTTGGCC
- the LOC123885636 gene encoding dynamin-like protein ARC5 isoform X3 — protein MRDFSTLDAKGCVFMVVHNIIRAMAEFCFVFGGIKCPPISREEIVNGCGVEDIYDGTNYSRTACVIVVAKAHDTFEAFLHQLGSRLLHILKRLLPISFYILQMYGGLGEHHTQYVSWSIHNKFNCFLLTPIVDKLHARAFEKT, from the exons ATGAGGGATTTTTCAACATTAGATGCAAAG GGATGCGTCTTTATGGTGGTTCACAATATCATTCGGGCAATGGCtgaattttgttttgtatttggaGGAATCAAGTGTCCTCCAATATCTCGGGAAGAAATTGTAAATGGTTGCGGAGTTGAAGACATTTATGACGGGACAAACTACTCTAG GACTGCTTGTGTAATTGTTGTTGCAAAGGCTCATGACACATTTGAAGCTTTTCTTCATCAGTTGGGGTCTAGATTGTTGCATATACTTAAGAGATTGCTcccaatttctttttatattcttCAG ATGTATGGAGGACTTGGTGAGCACCACACACAATATGTCTCATGGTCTATACACAATAAG tTCAATTGTTTCCTATTGACGCCCATTGTGGACAAGTTGCATGCGCGCGCCTTCGAGAAGACCTAG
- the LOC123884747 gene encoding uncharacterized protein LOC123884747 isoform X3, with protein sequence MNAVFSHLSSFTATILGRTTTRIIANGIPNRFSFPRKSHYSSSIRSFRSEFVLSTVTRCYSTRKGRKSSSYKLQKVEPETTMDHEKDDAVYVVRKGDVVGIYSSLSDSQAQVGSSVCDPPVSVYKGYSMSKETEEYLLSHGLKNALYTIRASDLNEDLFGTLVPCPFQDPSSTKGTTSNADTSKKRALEMLEQDNVQKATGLTSISEDPLRKQVKLDRAAVGEASSLANKTCIVEFDGASKGNPGKAGAGAILRSKDGNLIYKVREGVGIATNNVAEYRAMILGMRYALKKGFTSICIQGDSKLVCMQIDGSWKVKNENLSTLYKVAKELKEKFVSFKISHVLRAY encoded by the exons ATGAACGCTGTGTTCTCCCACCTCTCATCATTCACAGCTACTATACTCGGAAGAACAACAACTCGAATCATCGCTAACGGAATTCCTAACCGTTTCTCATTCCCAAGAAAATCACACTATTCTTCCAGTATTAGGTCTTTTCGTTCAGAATTCGTATTATCGACGGTTACTCGCTGCTATTCCACTAGAAAAGGGCGCAAAAGTAGTTCTTATAAGTTGCAAAAAGTAGAGCCTGAAACGACGATGGATCATGAAAAGGATGATGCGGTTTATGTTGTAAGGAAAGGCGATGTTGTTGGAATTTATAGTAGTCTCAGTGATTCTCAAGCTCAAGTTGGATCTTCT GTATGTGATCCTCCTGTTAGTGTATACAAGGGGTATTCGATGTCAAAGGAAACCGAGGAATATCTTCTCTCGCATGGGCTAAAGAATGCTTTATACACAATTAGAGCCTCTGATTTGAACGAGGATTTGTTTGGCACACTCGTTCCTTGTCCTTTCCAG GATCCTTCTTCTACCAAAGGAACCACATCAAATGCAGATACATCTAAAAAGAGAGCTCTAGAAATGCTTGAACAAGATAATGTG CAGAAAGCAACTGGTTTGACATCCATCTCTGAAGATCCCTTGAGAAAGCAAGTCAAGTTAGATCGTGCTGCTGTGGGCGAAGCATCTTCACTTGCAAAT AAGACTTGTATTGTTGAGTTTGATGGTGCGTCAAAAGGAAATCCTGGAAAAGCTGGTGCCGGAGCTATTCTGCGATCTAAAGATGGGAATTTG ATTTATAAGGTTCGTGAAGGTGTGGGTATAGCAACAAACAATGTTGCTGAATATCGTGCAATGATATTGGGAATGAGATATGCTCTTAAAAAAGGATTCACCAGTATCTGTATACAAGGGGACTCTAAACTTGTCTGCATGCAG ATTGATGGTTCATGGAAGGTCAAGAATGAGAACTTGTCTACATTGTATAAGGTGGCCAAAGAACTCAAGGAAAAATTTGTGTCATTCAAGATCAGTCATGTTCTAAGG GCCTACTAA
- the LOC123884747 gene encoding uncharacterized protein LOC123884747 isoform X1 — MNAVFSHLSSFTATILGRTTTRIIANGIPNRFSFPRKSHYSSSIRSFRSEFVLSTVTRCYSTRKGRKSSSYKLQKVEPETTMDHEKDDAVYVVRKGDVVGIYSSLSDSQAQVGSSVCDPPVSVYKGYSMSKETEEYLLSHGLKNALYTIRASDLNEDLFGTLVPCPFQDPSSTKGTTSNADTSKKRALEMLEQDNVQKATGLTSISEDPLRKQVKLDRAAVGEASSLANKTCIVEFDGASKGNPGKAGAGAILRSKDGNLIYKVREGVGIATNNVAEYRAMILGMRYALKKGFTSICIQGDSKLVCMQIDGSWKVKNENLSTLYKVAKELKEKFVSFKISHVLRNFNSDADAQANLAIHLADGQVQEEYVG; from the exons ATGAACGCTGTGTTCTCCCACCTCTCATCATTCACAGCTACTATACTCGGAAGAACAACAACTCGAATCATCGCTAACGGAATTCCTAACCGTTTCTCATTCCCAAGAAAATCACACTATTCTTCCAGTATTAGGTCTTTTCGTTCAGAATTCGTATTATCGACGGTTACTCGCTGCTATTCCACTAGAAAAGGGCGCAAAAGTAGTTCTTATAAGTTGCAAAAAGTAGAGCCTGAAACGACGATGGATCATGAAAAGGATGATGCGGTTTATGTTGTAAGGAAAGGCGATGTTGTTGGAATTTATAGTAGTCTCAGTGATTCTCAAGCTCAAGTTGGATCTTCT GTATGTGATCCTCCTGTTAGTGTATACAAGGGGTATTCGATGTCAAAGGAAACCGAGGAATATCTTCTCTCGCATGGGCTAAAGAATGCTTTATACACAATTAGAGCCTCTGATTTGAACGAGGATTTGTTTGGCACACTCGTTCCTTGTCCTTTCCAG GATCCTTCTTCTACCAAAGGAACCACATCAAATGCAGATACATCTAAAAAGAGAGCTCTAGAAATGCTTGAACAAGATAATGTG CAGAAAGCAACTGGTTTGACATCCATCTCTGAAGATCCCTTGAGAAAGCAAGTCAAGTTAGATCGTGCTGCTGTGGGCGAAGCATCTTCACTTGCAAAT AAGACTTGTATTGTTGAGTTTGATGGTGCGTCAAAAGGAAATCCTGGAAAAGCTGGTGCCGGAGCTATTCTGCGATCTAAAGATGGGAATTTG ATTTATAAGGTTCGTGAAGGTGTGGGTATAGCAACAAACAATGTTGCTGAATATCGTGCAATGATATTGGGAATGAGATATGCTCTTAAAAAAGGATTCACCAGTATCTGTATACAAGGGGACTCTAAACTTGTCTGCATGCAG ATTGATGGTTCATGGAAGGTCAAGAATGAGAACTTGTCTACATTGTATAAGGTGGCCAAAGAACTCAAGGAAAAATTTGTGTCATTCAAGATCAGTCATGTTCTAAGG AacttcaactctgacgctgatgCTCAAGCAAATTTGGCC
- the LOC123885636 gene encoding dynamin-like protein ARC5 isoform X2, translating to MQRMQGCVFMVVHNIIRAMAEFCFVFGGIKCPPISREEIVNGCGVEDIYDGTNYSRTACVIVVAKAHDTFEAFLHQLGSRLLHILKRLLPISFYILQMYGGLGEHHTQYVSWSIHNKSRAGLHQFLDSFGGTEHSNVCNDPTAIVLSQTNLQEKEDTKPQQVVEACSIVSY from the exons ATGCAAAG AATGCAGGGATGCGTCTTTATGGTGGTTCACAATATCATTCGGGCAATGGCtgaattttgttttgtatttggaGGAATCAAGTGTCCTCCAATATCTCGGGAAGAAATTGTAAATGGTTGCGGAGTTGAAGACATTTATGACGGGACAAACTACTCTAG GACTGCTTGTGTAATTGTTGTTGCAAAGGCTCATGACACATTTGAAGCTTTTCTTCATCAGTTGGGGTCTAGATTGTTGCATATACTTAAGAGATTGCTcccaatttctttttatattcttCAG ATGTATGGAGGACTTGGTGAGCACCACACACAATATGTCTCATGGTCTATACACAATAAG AGTCGGGCTGGATTACACCAGTTCTTAGATTCATTTGGTGGAACAGAACATTCCAATGTTTGTAATGATCCTACTGCAATTGTTCTATCTCAAACAAATCTGCAAGAAAAAGAAGACACAAAGCCACAGCAAGTTGTAGAAGCTTG tTCAATTGTTTCCTATTGA
- the LOC123884747 gene encoding uncharacterized protein LOC123884747 isoform X4, translating into MNAVFSHLSSFTATILGRTTTRIIANGIPNRFSFPRKSHYSSSIRSFRSEFVLSTVTRCYSTRKGRKSSSYKLQKVEPETTMDHEKDDAVYVVRKGDVVGIYSSLSDSQAQVGSSVCDPPVSVYKGYSMSKETEEYLLSHGLKNALYTIRASDLNEDLFGTLVPCPFQDPSSTKGTTSNADTSKKRALEMLEQDNVQKATGLTSISEDPLRKQVKLDRAAVGEASSLANKTCIVEFDGASKGNPGKAGAGAILRSKDGNLIYKVREGVGIATNNVAEYRAMILGMRYALKKGFTSICIQGDSKLVCMQHMVTIIYRLFLFNVPTLLLETD; encoded by the exons ATGAACGCTGTGTTCTCCCACCTCTCATCATTCACAGCTACTATACTCGGAAGAACAACAACTCGAATCATCGCTAACGGAATTCCTAACCGTTTCTCATTCCCAAGAAAATCACACTATTCTTCCAGTATTAGGTCTTTTCGTTCAGAATTCGTATTATCGACGGTTACTCGCTGCTATTCCACTAGAAAAGGGCGCAAAAGTAGTTCTTATAAGTTGCAAAAAGTAGAGCCTGAAACGACGATGGATCATGAAAAGGATGATGCGGTTTATGTTGTAAGGAAAGGCGATGTTGTTGGAATTTATAGTAGTCTCAGTGATTCTCAAGCTCAAGTTGGATCTTCT GTATGTGATCCTCCTGTTAGTGTATACAAGGGGTATTCGATGTCAAAGGAAACCGAGGAATATCTTCTCTCGCATGGGCTAAAGAATGCTTTATACACAATTAGAGCCTCTGATTTGAACGAGGATTTGTTTGGCACACTCGTTCCTTGTCCTTTCCAG GATCCTTCTTCTACCAAAGGAACCACATCAAATGCAGATACATCTAAAAAGAGAGCTCTAGAAATGCTTGAACAAGATAATGTG CAGAAAGCAACTGGTTTGACATCCATCTCTGAAGATCCCTTGAGAAAGCAAGTCAAGTTAGATCGTGCTGCTGTGGGCGAAGCATCTTCACTTGCAAAT AAGACTTGTATTGTTGAGTTTGATGGTGCGTCAAAAGGAAATCCTGGAAAAGCTGGTGCCGGAGCTATTCTGCGATCTAAAGATGGGAATTTG ATTTATAAGGTTCGTGAAGGTGTGGGTATAGCAACAAACAATGTTGCTGAATATCGTGCAATGATATTGGGAATGAGATATGCTCTTAAAAAAGGATTCACCAGTATCTGTATACAAGGGGACTCTAAACTTGTCTGCATGCAG cACATGGTCACTATCATTTACCGTTTGTTCCTCTTCAATGTTCCAACGCTACTGCTTGAAACAGATTGA